The genomic segment TCGCTCGAGCAGGAAATCGAGCGCCGCGCGGGTCCGCCCGCGGTCATCCACTTTGGGACTCTCGGGATCCACGACCAGCGTGAGCAGGTCCTCCCACAGCGACAAGCGCTTCAGGAAACGCTCGTCCTGCGCGTCGGGGCCCGCGGGAGACGGCGCCAACGCCCGTCGCGCGACGCCTTCGTGCTCGGGCGCGAGCGCCTTGTCCACCCGCGGCTCGGTGGAGGCGGGCGCGCCGGGGCGGCCGTTCTCGGCGTCCCTGCCGGTGCGAGGACGCGCGCCGACTTCTTCCGCCAGCTTCTCGATGCCGATGCTCACGGAGCCCCCAGCTTCTCGAACTCCTCGAGTGCGATGAACCAATCGCGGGTCGGCGCTTCCATCACGCGCAACGTCTGCCCTCCGTTCATATGATTGGCCGGACACACTTCCACGCAGGTGCCGCATCCGATGCAGCGATGCTGATCCGTGGTGATCCAGCGTGGGTCGCTTCCCTCGAGCTCCTTGTTGGCGCCGGTCGGACACACCGAGACGCAGCCGCCGCAATGAAGGCAGGTGGCCGCCGGTCCGGCGTCGTTCTCGGAGCGGAACAGGAGGAAGCGCGCCATGCCGGGAAGCGACGCGGGCGTGCGCTTCACGTAGCCGCCCGGGCGAAGCTCGAGGAAGTCGCGCAGATAGCGAGGCGAGCCACGGACGGCGGTGAGGATCGCCACGTGGCGCTCACGATCATAGGGCCGCTCCTGGTTCGACGCGTTCTGCAGCTGCTCGTAGAGCGGAAGGTGCGGAATCCCTGCCTGGCAGACTTCCTCGCAGTTGCCGCAGCGCATGCACAGGTCGAGCAGCGCGCTGCCCGTGGCGGTCACACGCTCGCCCGCGAACGAAGCCTCGCCGAGGTGCGTGAGCATCTGCGGCAGCCGGATCTTCGATTCGTGGAAGATCGGGCACACGGTGTTGCACTCGCCGCAATTGACGCAGTGGAGCGCGCGCGCCGCGGCGACCTGCGGCGTGACCTCCGTCGCGGCGGCTCGCGTCTCGACCGGCTCGCCCCGGCCTGAGGCCGGCCCGGGAAAGGCGCTCATCAGCGCGCGCAGCCCGCGTCCCAGCGCGGCGCCTCCGGGAAGCCCGAGCAGCGAGCGGAGCAGCGTGACGCCCGGCACCATCGTCGACGCCACCAGCGCGCCGAGCACGCCGTGGAGCTCGAGGCCGATCAGCACGCCGCGGTTCAGGAGCCAGCCCGGATCGAGGCGGCGCTTGGCGTCGCGCAGCCGAGCCGCGGCGGCTCCGAACTTGCGGCCGAAATAGGCGGCCTGCCAGCGGCCGAGCACGTAGGGCTTTCCTTGATGGCGCGCCATCGCCAGGTCGAGCAATGCCGGCGCCAGCACCAGGTCCATGGCCACCGAGCCTTTGCGGTGATCGGTGAGGTATCCGGCGATCACCAGCGCGCTGCCGTCGGCGAGGAAATAAGCCTCGGCGTCGAGCTCGTTCCCTGCCGCCTTCGCGAGCGCAACGGCAGCGGGCAGGAACCGCGCGACCTCCGCGACCGGCATCGCGATCTCCGCCGCCAGCAGGCCAGGACCGAGCCGCTTGGTCTGCTGCGGCTTGAAGCGCTCGGCCGAGATGCGCACGCTCTCCTCGTCGAGAATGCGCGGCCTGCCCGGCGCCTCGGCCAGGGCGCCGACGAAGGCGCGCGCCGGTTCCATCTCGGTGAAGTCGACCCACAGGTAGCCGCCGGCGTGATCGTGATCCCGCGCCGTCCTAGCGCCGAGCTCCGCCGGCTCGGCGATCCGGGTCCACGGCAGTCTCTGGCCCGAGGACAACATCGACGGGAGCTTCTTCCATCCCTTCGCCGCCTCGTCCTTCCACACCTTGCGCACGTGGTGAAGGTGGGACGCGGAGAAGAACTTCACGTTGGCCGGCGCCGCGAACTTGCTCCCGGCCTCACGGCAGACCCACGCCGCGGCCTCGAGCGCCTGAGCCCTGGTCTCGAACGAGAGCAGAAGGGACGCGTTGGGCCGACGGGCCTCGATTCGAACGGTGAGCTGGAGCACGAGGCCGAGCGCGCCTTCGCTGCCGGCCAGATCCGCGAGCGTGAGCGGCGCGTAACCATGCTGCTCGAACCACCGCGAGGCTTCCGCCGCCGGCAGCGTGCGGCGATGCCGCTCTTCGGGCACATCGAGCCGGCCGTCGTCGTGGAAGCGAACGTGCTCGCCTCCGGGGAGCAGCACGTCGGCCACGCGCACGGCGTCGAGCGCGCGGCCGCGACCGAAGGCGTTGAGCCCGATTCCGCCGGTCACGAACCAGCCGATCAAGGTGCCGCCGAGGTTCGAGGGATAGCTCGTGAGCGCGAGGCCTCGATCCGCCAGCTTCTGATGAATGGTGCGCAGACGCGCGCCAGCGCCGATCACCGCCACCTGCCCCGAAGGATCGATCTCGATGAGGTCGAGCCGGGACACGTCGAGCGTCAGTCCGCCGTCGTTGGGAACCGAGCCGCCCATCGCGGTCGACGCGGCGCCACGCAGGGTGACCGGCACCTTCGAGCGCCGGGCCCAGGCGAGCGCGGCCGCGCACTCGGCGGGAGTGACCGGCAGGAAGATGAGGTCGGGGACGGCGCGGGTCAGCCGCCGGGTGAACAGTCCGCCGAGATACACGTTCTGGTCCCGGTCCGCCTCCTGACGGAGGACAGGATCGGTGACGATGCGCTCGGACAGCCCGGCGCTCGAGCCGTCGCCTTCGGCGATCGCATGGAAGAGCGAGCCCGCCAGCTCACGCGTGCGCGATGGAGCCGAGCGCTCGGACGGGGACCGGCCTTCGTCGAAGAAGAAATGGAGGTCGGGGATCCTGGCTCGGACGATCCCTGCTCGTTGCTCCGAAGTCAGCTTCGTGAACTCGTCGAGCGGATGCCCGACGGCTCTTTCGAGGAAGGAGTCCTTCGTCATCCCGGAGGGTTGGGGAAGCGCAAACCGCCTGACGGCCTCACTGGACCGCCACCGTGCGGCGCTCGAGCGCCGGGAGGCGCGCGAACCGAGGCACTATATCAGGTATTTCCCCCGCCTGCTCGGGCTCGGCTAACGCAGGAAGAGGATGCGGGTCACGCTCACGAACGAGAGCACGATCCCCGCGATGGTGGCGATGAGCAGCGCGAAAGCCAGGATCATCACCGCGTTGCTCTCGCGCTTCTCGCTGCCCGTCCTCATCGCCTGCGCGGCCAGCCAGCCGCCCGCGAATCCCCCGCCATGCGCCCAGTTGTTGACCGAGGGCATCATGAAGCCCATCACGAACATGATCAGGGCCCACTGCCACATCTGGGCGGTGAGCTGACCCTGCCCGGCGCGGCGCCCGTAGACGATCGAGGCGGCAAGAAGGCCGAAGATCGCCCCCGAGGCGCCGATCGACGGCGATTCGCTCATCATGTTCGACACCAGGAAGCCGATCGCGCCGGCCACGTTGAAGATGACGAACGCGCGTGCCGGGCCGAAGTATTCCGTCACCGCGGGGCCGAGGTTCCTGATCCACATCACATTGAAGAAGATGTGCAGCAACGATCCGTGGAGGTAGATGGCGGTCAGCAGCGTCCAGTACCAGCCCTGGTCCCAGGCGACGCCGCCCGTCATGCCGAGCTGCCACAGCGCTCGCGAGCCCGGGGAAAGGATTCCGAAGAAGCCCGTGAAGCGGAAGATGGCCTCGGGCTGCAGGACCAGCGAGCCGATATAGAGGGCGATGCAGCCGGTCGCGATCAGCGCGATCAGGTCGATGCGGCCGCCCAGCAATCGCTGAAGCGCGGGCGACCATCCATAGAGACCGGGTTGCCAGGCGCCGCAGAAGGGGCATTTCTTCTCGCTCACCGAGATGAGCTTGTTGCAGTTGGGGCAGATCATCGCCCCCTGGGTCTGGCGCATGGCCTCGGAGCATACGCAATTCTCGCTCGTTCGATTGCGGCACCGTAAGAGCTACCATCAAAGGTGCGCCCGTCTTATGGGTGCGCTCGCGATGTGGGGTCTACCGGGAGGATCTCGTTGTCCTCGTTCGACATTCCTCGACTGGCTCGGATCTTCCTGATCATCGGCCTCGCCTGGGGCGGGCCAGCCGCGGCGCTCGCTCTCGGTCGCCTGGTGCGACTGCCGGGCGGCTCCGCGCTGATGCTGGCCCTGGCGGGCGGCGCGGCGGCCACGGCGCTCGCGCTGTGGACCACGCGGGTCCGCCGACGCAAGGCGGTGCATCCCGTGAGTCGCGGTGATGGCCTGTCGTCATGGGACCAGATGGCCGATCCGCGCGACCACTATGCCAACCGCTGGGCGATGTACCAGGGCCTCACCCAGTGGCTCGCGAGCCGAGACTGGAAGGGCCGGTCGATTGTCGAATTCGGACACAGCAACGATGTGCTGCGCTCGTTCATGGACGGCGCCACGTACGTGGTGCTCGAATACCCGGAGCACGATATCCAGCGCCTCGATCGCGTGCCTTCGGACCAATTCGATCTGGCGGTGCTCGATCAAACGCTCGAGCACGTGCCGGATCCCGAGCGCGCACTCGCGGAAGTGCGCCGCGTGCTCAAGCCAGGCGGAGCCGCCATCGTCACCACGCCGTTCCTGCTTCCACTCCACGGCACCAGCGAGTATGGCGACTACACCCGGTGGACCCCGCAAGGCATGCAGACGATGCTGCGCCGCTGCGGCTTCGAGGCCGATGTGTACTCGTGGGGCAACCTGCCGGCCGCGCGCGAGCTGTTGGGATCGATGTACCTCTCCGCCGCGGACGCGAGAGCTCGCCACCTCGCGATCGGCAATAGCGACAGCGACGCGCCGTATCCGATCACCGTCTGGGCGATCGCCACGAAGCAGTGAGGCTAGGAGCCTCCCAGCTTGCCCACCATCACCACCGGTCCCGTCGGCGCCCTGGGATTGGGCGAGCCACCCTGGGGCTCGAGCGACACCGCGAAGCCGCTGAGCGTGTCCTCGGCACCGAGATGCTCCAGTCGCATGGTGGCGCGCCCCTGCGCGTCGGCTTTGATGACGCCCAGGCTGGCCACGCCGTCGGGACGCATGGCCCACAGCTCGTAATCCTTGCCGGCCGGCGGCGTGAAGTGATCGAACACGATCACGGCGCTCGACGTGCGCGGGTCGAAGACGGCGCGCGCCTTGAGCGCCTGCACACCGGCGGGTGTGATCACCAGCTCGGCGGCGCGCGCGTCCGGAGCACTGAGCACTTCGGCCCAGCGGCGCTCCTCGGCGAGGCGGCGTTCGGCTTCGGCGAGCTGCCGCCGATGGCTCTCGAGATCGGCGCGAAGGTGCTCGGCCGCGTTCCATTGCATCATGGTGACGACGGCCAGCGCGGCCGCAGCCACGGCCCATGCCCAGCTGGTCCGGCTCGGCCGGTGCCTGGCCATCGACACCACGCGGCCACCGTCGGCCCTCGGTCGCTCGGCGGCGGATCCGCCGGCGGCCTCTTGCTCGACCGCATCCAGGATGCGGGTGCGCAAATCACCACTGGGCTTCGCGGAACGAGCCGAGGCAGCGAGCGCCACCACCGACGTGGAGAAGTCGGCCAGCGCGCGCTCGCACTCGGGACAGCCCTCGGCAAGATGGCGCTCGAGGATGCGCCGGTCTTCCTCGTCCAGACTTCCCAGGGCGAGCCCCGCGCACATCTCGAGATGCTCGTCGCGATGGATGCTCACGCCCACTCCTCCTGAGGCAGCAGCTCCTTGAGCCGCATGAGCCCTTGCCGGGTCCAGGACTTCACCGTGCCGAGCGGCGCATTCAGGCGCTCGGCGATCTGACTCTGCGAGAGCCCTTCGAAGTATGCGATCTCGAGCACCTGCCGCTGCTGCGGCGCCAGCTCGCTGAGCGCGTCGCGGACGCGGGCGCCGAGCTGGCCGAGAGCCATGCCGGCCACGGGATCGGCGGGTGCTGCGGGCGGATCGACCTCGTCACGAGACTCGGCGCGGCGGCGCGATCCCAGGCTGCGGTAGAGATCGAGCGCCCGGCTGCGACCGATGGTCAGGATCCAGGCGGCAACCGAGCCGCGCCTGCCGTCGTACGATCGCGCGCTCTTCCACACTTGAACCCAGGCCTGCTGCACGGCGTCCTCGGCGTCCGCGGAGCTCCGCAGGATGCGGAGCGCCACGGAGTACGCCAGCGAGCCATAACGGTCGTAGAGCTCGGCGAGGGCGCTCTGATCCCCTTCGCTCACGCGCCGCAGGCAAACTCGATCGTCTTCCTGCTGGCTCATGAGCTCGGCGGGTCCGCCTCCACGGTTCTCACGGGTCTACGGAGCTCGCGGAGATTTGGACGAGGAAGGTCGTTGCTCAGGCCGTCGTTGCTTCTCGATAGCGAACCCTCAGCGCCGGGCTGAGGCCCACTTCGACGAGCACTTCCTTCGGCACCAGCGAGCCGACCGACAATCCCTTCTGGATGTCGGCGAGCTGGAACAGGGCCTTCACCGCCATGGTGGAGACTCTGCTCTCGGCGATCGACGCGAGCAGCGCATTGCGCTCGTCTTCCGAGATCTGGTTCGCCAGAGTGCAGATGACGACGAACTTCGGCGTGAGCGCGAGATCGATGTCGAGCCCTTGAACCGAATAGCCGGCCTGGCGGATGGCCGGAAGCAGGGTGTTGATGTCCGTGGTCATGGTCTTGGCGACATCGCCGCCAAGCTCGCCCACTTTCCCGATCTTGCTTCCTGCGTGTTCGAGAACCTCGGTCGCCTTGTCCGCGAGTCCCTTGAGAAGCTCGGTCATGGTTTCACCTCCGCGCGAGGCGGCCAGATTACGCCAGTCGCAACCTCTTCGATAGAAGGAACGCTCGTCCGAAGCCTGGACGTTCGGGCATTCCACCGGTCGATGGGCCGGTCCCTCGCAGCCGGCCGGCGGCTTGCGTTCGCAGGCGGCGTGGCGCATCTTGACGCACACACGTCGTTAGGGGTGGTCGGCCCAATGGCCGGCCTGAGAGCAGACCCTTCGAACCTGAACTGGGTAAAGCCAGCGTAGGGAAACGGCGAAGACAAGCGAGCTCTCCGGTTGCCTTCGAGCCGTCCCTTCGCGGACGGCTCTTTCGTTTGGGCGTCCCGGGAGCACGATGTTCAGTCGCAGTCCTCTCGACTGGGGAATCCTCCTCGCCTATTTCGCGTTCCTGATCGCGGTGTGGCTGCGCCGGACGGGTCGCTCCGAAGGCGCGGTCGATTACCTGGTCGCGGGCCGCAGGGTGACGCTGCCCGCCCTCGTCGCCACGCTGGTGGCCACGTGGTACGGCGGAATCCTCGGCGTCGGCGAGTACTCCTACCGGTACGGGATCTCCAACTGGCTCGTCTTCGGCGTGCCGTACTACTTGGGCGCGCTGCTCTTCGCCTGGCTGTTCGCACGCCGCGCGCGCGAGGCGGCGCTGTACACGATCCCCGACCTGCTCGCGCAGCGTTACGGCCGCGGCCCCGCGGTGGTCGGGGCGCTCGCGGTGTTCGTCACCGCGGCCCCGGCCGCGTACGTGCTCATGCTCGGCACCCTGTTCGCCGGCATGACCTCGGCGCCGCTCTGGCCATCGGTGATCGCCGCGGCAGTGTTCTCGCTCTTCTACATCACCAAAGGCGGGATGCGCGCCGTGGTGTTCAGCGACCAGGTGCAGTTCGTCCTCATGTACGTCGGCATGGCGATCATGCTGGCGTTCGCCGTGGGCAAGCTCGGCGGCCTGCCTTACCTCGCCTCTCGTCTGCCCGAGAGTCACTGGACGTGGCATGGCGGCAACCCCGCATCCGCGATCCTGGTGTGGTACTTCATCGCGCTCTCGACGCTCGTGGATCCCGCCTTCTGGCAGCGCGCCTACGCCGCGCGAGATCCCAAGGTCGCTCGCCGCGCGGTGCTGTGGTCGGTCGTGTTCTGGATCGTGTTCGACTTCATGACCACCTTCACCGGGCTCTACGCGCGCGCGCTCCTCCCCGATCTGGCGCAGCCGGTCGACGCCTATCCCGAGCTCGCCCGCCGGCTGCTGCCGCCGGTGGCCATGGGGCTCTTCTACGTCGGCATGATCGCCACGGTCATGAGCACGATCGACTCCTACGGCTTCATCGCCGCCGGCACCATCGGGCGCGATCTGATCTGGCGGCTGCGCGGCGAGCGCGACGAGTCGCGCATCGCCAGCTACACGCGCGTTGGGCTGTGGATCGCGTGCGGGTTTGCCGCGCTGCTAGCGCTCGCCCACGGAAGCGTGATCGGTCTATGGCACGACCTCGGCTCGATCACGACTCCGGTGCTCCTGCTGCCGGTCGGCGCCGCACTGGTCGGGCGCGGAATGCTCCCTTCGCGGTGGACGGTGACGTCGATGCTGGTCTCTTTCGTGGTCTCGCTCGTCTGGGTGCTGTCGAAGACCTTGGATGAAGCCGGCACGGCGCGCTATCCGTGGTCGATCGAGCCGATCTACGCGGGTCTCGGCGTGTCGTTGTCGCTGTATCTCGCGGGATGGGCTTGGGAATGGGTGCGCCGGCGGCTGCCTTCGCGACGCATCGAGGAGGGAGAGCACATCGGATGATTTCCACATCGCTGCTGGCGGCCGCGCTGTTCATGCAGGCCACGACGACGGACACCACTGCGACCGATACGCTGGGACGTGTCGTGCCGCTGCCTGCGGTGGAGGTCAGCACCACGCGCCTCGAAGCCGCGAGTCCCTACGCCCGCTCGACGATGGATCGAGCCGCCATCGAGCGCGCGAATTGGGGCCAGGACACCCCGATGGCGTTGTCCACGCTGCCCGGCGCCTATGCCTACTCCGACGCGGGGAACGGCATCGGCTACTCCTACCTCTTCATCCGCGGCTTCCCGCAGCGCCGGATCAGCGTGCTGGTCAACGGCGTGCCGCTCAACGACCCGGAGTCACACGAGGTCTACTGGATCGATCATCCCGATCTCCTGGCCTCCACCGCGGAGGCGCAGGTGCAGCGTGGCGTCGGCTCCGCGCTCTACGGCGCCGCGTCCGTGGGAGGAAGCGTGAG from the Candidatus Eisenbacteria bacterium genome contains:
- a CDS encoding FAD-binding protein, which produces MTKDSFLERAVGHPLDEFTKLTSEQRAGIVRARIPDLHFFFDEGRSPSERSAPSRTRELAGSLFHAIAEGDGSSAGLSERIVTDPVLRQEADRDQNVYLGGLFTRRLTRAVPDLIFLPVTPAECAAALAWARRSKVPVTLRGAASTAMGGSVPNDGGLTLDVSRLDLIEIDPSGQVAVIGAGARLRTIHQKLADRGLALTSYPSNLGGTLIGWFVTGGIGLNAFGRGRALDAVRVADVLLPGGEHVRFHDDGRLDVPEERHRRTLPAAEASRWFEQHGYAPLTLADLAGSEGALGLVLQLTVRIEARRPNASLLLSFETRAQALEAAAWVCREAGSKFAAPANVKFFSASHLHHVRKVWKDEAAKGWKKLPSMLSSGQRLPWTRIAEPAELGARTARDHDHAGGYLWVDFTEMEPARAFVGALAEAPGRPRILDEESVRISAERFKPQQTKRLGPGLLAAEIAMPVAEVARFLPAAVALAKAAGNELDAEAYFLADGSALVIAGYLTDHRKGSVAMDLVLAPALLDLAMARHQGKPYVLGRWQAAYFGRKFGAAAARLRDAKRRLDPGWLLNRGVLIGLELHGVLGALVASTMVPGVTLLRSLLGLPGGAALGRGLRALMSAFPGPASGRGEPVETRAAATEVTPQVAAARALHCVNCGECNTVCPIFHESKIRLPQMLTHLGEASFAGERVTATGSALLDLCMRCGNCEEVCQAGIPHLPLYEQLQNASNQERPYDRERHVAILTAVRGSPRYLRDFLELRPGGYVKRTPASLPGMARFLLFRSENDAGPAATCLHCGGCVSVCPTGANKELEGSDPRWITTDQHRCIGCGTCVEVCPANHMNGGQTLRVMEAPTRDWFIALEEFEKLGAP
- a CDS encoding rhomboid family intramembrane serine protease, translated to MRQTQGAMICPNCNKLISVSEKKCPFCGAWQPGLYGWSPALQRLLGGRIDLIALIATGCIALYIGSLVLQPEAIFRFTGFFGILSPGSRALWQLGMTGGVAWDQGWYWTLLTAIYLHGSLLHIFFNVMWIRNLGPAVTEYFGPARAFVIFNVAGAIGFLVSNMMSESPSIGASGAIFGLLAASIVYGRRAGQGQLTAQMWQWALIMFVMGFMMPSVNNWAHGGGFAGGWLAAQAMRTGSEKRESNAVMILAFALLIATIAGIVLSFVSVTRILFLR
- a CDS encoding methyltransferase domain-containing protein; amino-acid sequence: MSSFDIPRLARIFLIIGLAWGGPAAALALGRLVRLPGGSALMLALAGGAAATALALWTTRVRRRKAVHPVSRGDGLSSWDQMADPRDHYANRWAMYQGLTQWLASRDWKGRSIVEFGHSNDVLRSFMDGATYVVLEYPEHDIQRLDRVPSDQFDLAVLDQTLEHVPDPERALAEVRRVLKPGGAAIVTTPFLLPLHGTSEYGDYTRWTPQGMQTMLRRCGFEADVYSWGNLPAARELLGSMYLSAADARARHLAIGNSDSDAPYPITVWAIATKQ
- a CDS encoding anti-sigma factor, translating into MSIHRDEHLEMCAGLALGSLDEEDRRILERHLAEGCPECERALADFSTSVVALAASARSAKPSGDLRTRILDAVEQEAAGGSAAERPRADGGRVVSMARHRPSRTSWAWAVAAAALAVVTMMQWNAAEHLRADLESHRRQLAEAERRLAEERRWAEVLSAPDARAAELVITPAGVQALKARAVFDPRTSSAVIVFDHFTPPAGKDYELWAMRPDGVASLGVIKADAQGRATMRLEHLGAEDTLSGFAVSLEPQGGSPNPRAPTGPVVMVGKLGGS
- a CDS encoding sigma-70 family RNA polymerase sigma factor, which encodes MSQQEDDRVCLRRVSEGDQSALAELYDRYGSLAYSVALRILRSSADAEDAVQQAWVQVWKSARSYDGRRGSVAAWILTIGRSRALDLYRSLGSRRRAESRDEVDPPAAPADPVAGMALGQLGARVRDALSELAPQQRQVLEIAYFEGLSQSQIAERLNAPLGTVKSWTRQGLMRLKELLPQEEWA
- a CDS encoding sodium:solute symporter family protein gives rise to the protein MFSRSPLDWGILLAYFAFLIAVWLRRTGRSEGAVDYLVAGRRVTLPALVATLVATWYGGILGVGEYSYRYGISNWLVFGVPYYLGALLFAWLFARRAREAALYTIPDLLAQRYGRGPAVVGALAVFVTAAPAAYVLMLGTLFAGMTSAPLWPSVIAAAVFSLFYITKGGMRAVVFSDQVQFVLMYVGMAIMLAFAVGKLGGLPYLASRLPESHWTWHGGNPASAILVWYFIALSTLVDPAFWQRAYAARDPKVARRAVLWSVVFWIVFDFMTTFTGLYARALLPDLAQPVDAYPELARRLLPPVAMGLFYVGMIATVMSTIDSYGFIAAGTIGRDLIWRLRGERDESRIASYTRVGLWIACGFAALLALAHGSVIGLWHDLGSITTPVLLLPVGAALVGRGMLPSRWTVTSMLVSFVVSLVWVLSKTLDEAGTARYPWSIEPIYAGLGVSLSLYLAGWAWEWVRRRLPSRRIEEGEHIG